The Montipora foliosa isolate CH-2021 chromosome 1, ASM3666993v2, whole genome shotgun sequence genome has a window encoding:
- the LOC137980411 gene encoding E3 ubiquitin-protein ligase Siah1-like, with translation MNCMCNMNRQSTSQPSQKPPRMNGNQQGGPTNADLASIFECPVCFDYVLPPILQCGSGHLVCSNCRPKLSCCPTCRGPLGSIRNLAMEKVANTVSFPCKYASAGCEVNLPHNEKPEHEESCEFRPYSCPCPGASCKWQGSLDSVMPHLMHAHKSITTLQGEDIVFLATDISLPGAVDWVMMQSCFGHHFMLVLEKQEKYEGLQQFYAIVQLIGTRKQSENFVYRLELNGNRRRLAWEATPRSIHEGIASAILNSDCLVFDTNIAHLFADNGNLGINVTISMVS, from the coding sequence ATGAACTGCATGTGTAACATGAATCGCCAATCAACTTCACAGCCTTCACAAAAGCCGCCGAGAATGAACGGAAATCAACAAGGTGGACCAACGAATGCTGACTTGGCTAGTATTTTTGAATGTCCTGTATGTTTTGACTATGTCTTGCCTCCAATTCTTCAGTGTGGTAGTGGTCATTTGGTTTGCTCCAACTGTCGCCCAAAGTTGTCTTGTTGCCCAACATGTCGCGGTCCTTTGGGTAGCATCCGGAATCTTGCGATGGAAAAAGTCGCAAACACGGTCTCTTTTCCTTGTAAATATGCATCAGCTGGCTGTGAGGTAAACTTACCGCATAACGAAAAGCCAGAACACGAAGAATCGTGTGAATTTCGTCCGTACTCTTGTCCTTGTCCCGGCGCTTCTTGTAAGTGGCAAGGATCGTTGGATTCAGTTATGCCTCATCTGATGCACGCACATAAATCGATAACAACGTTACAAGGAGAAGACATTGTGTTCTTAGCTACTGATATCAGTCTTCCTGGAGCCGTTGACTGGGTAATGATGCAGTCTTGTTTCGGACACCACTTCATGCTTGTACTGGAAAAGCAAGAGAAGTATGAGGGTCTCCAACAGTTTTACGCCATTGTTCAGTTAATTGGAACTCGTAAGCAATCAGAAAACTTCGTCTATCGACTGGAATTAAATGGCAACAGAAGACGGCTTGCCTGGGAAGCAACCCCAAGGAGTATTCATGAAGGAATTGCGTCTGCTATCTTAAACAGTGACTGTCTTGTTTTTGACACAAATATTGCGCACTTGTTTGCTGACAACGGTAATTTAGGAATCAACGTTACTATTTCCATGGTTAGTTGA
- the LOC138005349 gene encoding ras-related protein Rab-20-like yields the protein MLSATKRKADLKIVILGDSNVGKTSLIQRYLQGIFTGDQISTIGASFFLKQWGPYNVAIWDTAGEEKYSGLSSFYCRGASAAIIAYDITRGGSLQALHERHLQLLEAAEPTCLVVVVGTKADLVTKTTRQVMSFVGEKLALEQNEKKGRPRNGFRVNPFFETSAKTGHNVEKVFDFILNTCLPLDDEETARKSIRRNSTLDLEQKSSKQNRKETRGKCC from the exons ATGCTGTCAGCAACAAAACGAAAAGC AGATCTGAAAATTGTCATTCTCGGTGATTCAAATGTGGGCAAAACATCACTGATTCAAAGATACCTACAAGGAATTTTTACTGGAGACCAGATAAGT ACCATTGGAGCGTCTTTTTTTCTCAAGCAATGGGGCCCCTATAATGTGGCTATTTGG GACACAGCAGGTGAAGAGAAGTATTCTGGTTTGTCTTCATTTTACTGCCGAGGTGCTTCCGCGGCCATAATAGCATATGACATAACACGAGGAGGATCTCTTCAAGCTCTCCACGAGCGGCATTTGCAACTCCTAGAGGCTGCTGAACCAACATGCCTTGTGGTGGTTGTGGGAACAAAAGCTGATCTTGTTACAAAGACAACAAGACAAGTTATGTCATTTGTAGGTGAAAAATTAGCATTGGAACagaatgaaaagaaaggaagGCCAAGAAACGGCTTTAGAGTCAATCCATTTTTTGAAACTAGTGCAAAGACAGGCCACAATGTGGAAAAggtttttgattttattttaaatacttGCCTTCCACTGGATGATGAAGAAACTGCAAGGAAGTCAATTCGCAGAAATTCAACTCTCGATCTTGAACAGAAGTCATCAAAGCAAAATCGTAAAGAAACGAGAGGAAAATGCTGTTGA
- the LOC138005364 gene encoding uncharacterized protein, which yields MAWRINKNGGVYKKGAAFPLQKRYQIAASYLRTGSCGAAAAENMCTYDTARNIVNKFLTTGLFDPGGRGSPHTIMPPWKVAYLEALVTHDPFMYLTEIQKALRDDLNLPVAEIPSIPTICRTLISLDLTRHKAAKVPLERFTPQNRARRTAFVEWRRTVDPRKLYFVDETAIQLVNGVRTTGRCHTNSNVPVVTNRGDERVKMSVLSVIGYDSGIIGAYPIHGSFNRLQFNYDCRLPPLHP from the exons ATGGCGTGGAGAATTAACAAGAATGGTGGCGTTTACAAAAAAGGAGCAGCTTTTCCCTTGCAGAAGCGATACCAAATTGCCGCATCCTATCTTCGAACTGGCAGTTGTGGTGCTGCTGCAGCGGAGAACATGTGTACTTACGACACTGCGCGAAACATCGTCAACAAGTTTTTGACGACTGGCCTTTTTGACCCGGGAGGAAGAGGTTCACCGCACACGATTATGCCGCCATGGAAAGTGGCCTACCTGGAAGCACTTGTTACACACGACCCATTTATGTATCTCACTGAAATCCAGAAAGCCCTTCGAGACGACCTAAACTTACCTGTAGCTGAAATTCCATCTATTCCTACAATTTGCAGAACTCTTATCAGTTTAGATTTAACGAGACACAAGGCAGCAAAGGTACCATTGGAAAGGTTTACACCTCAGAACAGAGCTCGACGAACGGCTTTTGTGGAATGGAGAAGAACTGTTGACCCAAGAAAGCTTTATTTTGTTGACGAGACTGCTATTCAACTCGTTAATGGGGTACGAACCACTGGACGGTGCCACACAAATAGCAATGTTCCCGTAGTCACGAACAGAGGAGACGAACGCGTGAAAATGTCAGTATTAAGTGTGATCGGCTACGACAGCGGAATCATTGGAGCATACCCTATCCACGGAAGCTTCAACAGACTTCAGTTTAACTACG ATTGCAGACTACCACCTCTGCATCCCTGA